In the genome of Sciurus carolinensis chromosome 3, mSciCar1.2, whole genome shotgun sequence, one region contains:
- the Ctc1 gene encoding CST complex subunit CTC1 isoform X4 yields MAACGAQAPSSEQAWLEAAQTFIQESLCPTDKEPNVQFTQSVIDCVKTVWLSQGKYQGFTLPLSYSFVSVQNLRTHQRLPCCSHLSWSSSAYQTWAQKARPNGVPLPRERLLLVGTLTDLSGDLEQGSRNGSLYVKDNTGMLSCELIDLDLSWLGHLFLFPSWSYLPPARWNSSGEGHLELWEAPVPVFPLTVSPGPLTPLPVLYPEIASRLLRHRSKFRVEQHNLAGKLIQLSALVKSKKKAYFILSLGELSPTVSQAISHVSIIVQIPAQLVWHRALCPGKAYVLTQLRVSRIRGHHYCVWMTSPFSHLMLLEPECVQELELEGPFLETDSKSLPTSSNFQDKKEPKGLMRDSRLLHYTGIVTGVLNEPAGLYELDGQLGLCLAYQQFHDLRRVMRPGVCLELQDVHLLQSVGGGTTRPVLASCLRGAILLRGFSCQKPGTQSSLQTHGASLYEQLVWERQLGLPLYLWAVKVLEELACKLCPHLLRHQQFLQHSSPGNPSLGLQLLAPTLDALALPSRSIRNAHKEILEEPHHCPLQKYAQLQTPCSFPTLATLAEEGRHRAWASFDPKELLPLPEAAHLPCCQLNHRLAWSWICLPPAAFHPPQALVGVLVASSHKGCLQLRDRSGSLSCLLLAKHSQPLTDPQLIGCLVRTEKFQLVVERDVRSNFPSWKELGMTGFIQKQQARVYAQFFLADALILPVPRSFHHSSAPPQTEPTCLGQSRLFLLSHKEALMKRNFCTSLGTTSEVPKPTLSFHVSGCWLGGTQKKERIGWGPPEPLTVENKDQKVLLIFLGSSVRWFEFLHPGQVYRLVAPGPATPKLFEVEGSSCTSQRPLELAGCVSCLTVQDEWTLELESAQDLPDMLGIHKALSGSLLTDLLGANVTDSLVSFSAEILSRTVCESLKPVCQMKPGNTEVRRCVKLTVAIGTADSEFLPRLDIYIEDPHLPPPLGLLPGARVHFNQLEKRISRSHNVYCCFRSSTYVQVLSFPPETTVSAPLPHIYLAELQQGNWGPFQATASCHVISVVSLQLLWVCAHCTSVCPQGRCIRQGPACSTQTSISQASIRLLVEDGTAEAMVTCRNYHVAAALGLCPNEWTSLLEFIRKPGRVVLKFTGPGAQLESSAKIEEPLILYLHTLCTSPSVLRPVVLSFELERKPSNITPLEPPRLQRFQCGEFPLLTRVNPRLQLACLCIQESSEHPNSQGAFTSSC; encoded by the exons ATGGCGGCTTGCGGGGCTCAGGCTCCTAGCTCC GAGCAAGCCTGGCTTGAAGCTGCCCAGACCTTCATCCAAGAGAGCCTTTGTCCAACTGACAAGGAACCTAATGTCCAATTCACTCAGTCAGTGATTGATTGTGTGAAGACTGTCTGGTTGTCCCAGGGGAAGTACCAAGGTTTTACACTGCCCCTCAGCTACAG CTTTGTCTCAGTACAGAACCTCAGGACCCACCAACGTCTCCCATGCTGCAGCCATCTGTCCTGGAGCAGCAGTGCATACCAGACATGGGCCCAAAAGGCTAGGCCAAATGGGGTCCCTCTTCCCCGGGAGCGACTGTTACTTGTAGGAACACTAACAGACCTATCAGGTGACTTGGAACAAGGGAGCAGGAATGGAAGCCTCTATGTGAAAGATAACACTGGTATGCTGAGCTGTGAG CTCATAGACTTGGACCTTTCTTGGTTGGGCCATCTCTTCCTGTTCCCCAGTTGGAGTTATCTCCCTCCTGCCAGGTGGAATTCCTCAGGGGAAGGGCACTTGGAGCTCTGGGAAGCCCCTGTACCAGTATTTCCTTTGACTGTCAGTCCTGGCCCTCTCACACCTCTCCCTGTCTTGTACCCAGAGATTGCATCCCGCCTGCTCAGACATAG AAGCAAGTTCAGAGTTGAGCAGCACAATCTGGCCGGGAAGCTGATTCAATTGAGTGCTCTggtgaaaagtaaaaagaaagcatACTTTATCCTCTCTCTTGGTGAATTATCCCCAACTGTCAGCCAAGCCATCAGCCATGTGTCCATCATTGTGCAG ATCCCTGCCCAGCTGGTGTGGCACCGGGCTCTTTGCCCTGGTAAGGCCTATGTGCTGACACAACTGCGAGTATCCAGGATCCGTGGTCACCATTACTGTGTTTGGATGACCAGTCCCTTCTCCCATCTGATGCTGCTGGAACCAGAATGTGTGCAAGAGCTGGAGCTGGAAGGACCCTTCTTGGAGACTGACTCCAAATCACTTCCCACATCCAGCAACTTCCAGGACAAGAAGGAACCAAAAGGTCTTATGCGGGATTCTAGACTCTTACACTATACG GGAATAGTCACTGGTGTGTTGAATGAGCCTGCTGGCCTCTATGAGTTGGATGGGCAGCTGGGCCTCTGCCTTGCATACCAGCAGTTTCACGACCTCAGGCGGGTGATGCGACCAGGGGTCTGCCTGGAG cTCCAGGATGTTCACCTCCTCCAGTCAGTGGGTGGAGGGACAACAAGACCAGTGCTAGCATCCTGCCTCCGTGGAGCTATCCTGCTTCGGGGCTTTTCTTGTCAGAAGCCTGGGACTCAGTCATCCCTCCAAACTCATGGGGCCTCCTTGTATGAGCAGTTGGTGTGGGAACGGCAGTTAGGTCTTCCTCTCTACCTGTGGGCTGTCAAGGTCCTGGAAGAGCTGGCCTGCAA GCTATGTCCCCACCTGTTGAGACACCAGCAGTTCCTGCAGCATTCTTCTCCTGGAAACCCTAGTCTGGGATTGCAACTCTTGGCTCCCACCCTGGATGCTCTAGCCCTGCCCAGCAGATCCATTCGGAATGCACACAAGGAGATCCTTGAAGAGCCACATCACTGTCCCCTACAGAAA TATGCTCAGCTGCAGACTCCCTGCTCTTTCCCAACTCTGGCCACTCTGGCAGAGGAAGGACGGCATAGGGCTTGGGCCTCCTTTGACCCAAAGGAACTTCTGCCTCTCCCAGAGGCTGCCCACCTGCCCTGCTGCCAACTTAATCACCGCCTGGCCTGGTCCTGGATCTGTCTGCCTCCTGCTGCCTTCCACCCACCCCAG GCTTTAGTTGGGGTTCTGGTGGCTTCATCTCACAAAGGTTGTTTGCAGCTTCGGGACCGAAGTGGTTCCCTCTCCTGCCTGCTCCTGGCCAAGCACTCACAACCCCTCACTGATCCTCAGCTTATAG GTTGCCTAGTACGGACAGAGAAGTTCCAGTTGGTGGTAGAGAGGGACGTCAGAAGCAACTTCCCTTCCTGGAAGGAGCTAGGCATGACTGGTTTCATCCAGAAACAGCAAGCCAG AGTCTACGCCCAGTTCTTTCTGGCAGATGCCCTGATTCTGCCTGTGCCCAGATCCTTCCAtcattcctcagcaccacctcAGACAGAGCCTACCTGCTTAGGACAGAGCCGACTATTCTTGCTGTCCCACAAAGAGGCCCTCATGAAGCGGAATTTTTGTACCTCCTTGGGAACCACTTCAGAGGTGCCCAAGCCCACCCTCAGTTTCCATGTATCAGGTTGCTGGCTTGGGGGCACCCAGAAAAAGGAGAGGATTGGATGGGGCCCGCCTGAGCCCCTCACAGTTGAGAACAAGGATCAGAAG GTTCTCCTCATCTTCCTTGGCTCTTCAGTCCGCTGGTTTGAGTTTTTGCACCCAGGGCAGGTTTACCGACTTGTGGCTCCTGGCCCTGCT ACACCAAAATTGTTCGAGGTGGAGGGGTCATCCTGTACATCTCAACGTCCTCTGGAGTTGGCTGGCTGTGTGTCCTGCCTCACTGTTCAAGATGAGTGGACCCTGGAGCTTGAGAGCGCTCAAGACTTACCTGATATGCTGGGAATACACAAAGCATTGTCTGGATCCTTGTTGACTGACTTACTTGGTGCCAA CGTCACTGATTCCTTGGTGTCTTTCTCAGCTGAGATTTTGTCACGGACAGTGTGTGAGTCACTTAAGCCCGTTTGTCAGATGAAGCCTG GGAACACTGAGGTAAGAAGGTGTGTGAAGCTAACTGTAGCTATAGGGACTGCTGACTCTGAATTCCTCCCTCGCCTGGACATATATATTGAAGACCCACACTTGCCTCCCCCACTAGGACTTCTTCCAGGAGCTCGAGTTCACTTTAACCAACTGGAAAAAAGAATTTCCAG GTCTCACAATGTTTATTGTTGCTTTCGGTCATCTACTTATGTGCAGGTCCTGAGTTTTCCTCCGGAGACCACAGTCAG TGCTCCACTGCCTCACATCTACCTGGCTGAACTTCAGCAGGGTAACTGGGGCCCATTCCAAGCCACTGCATCTTGCCATGTCATTTCCGTTGTCAGCCTTCAGCTCCTGTGGGTGTGTGCACATTGTACCAGTGTCTGCCCCCAG GGAAGGTGTATTCGTCAGGGTCCCGCTTGCTCCACTCAGACTTCTATAAGCCAAGCCAGCATCAG ACTTCTGGTAGAGGATGGGACTGCTGAGGCGATGGTGACCTGTAGGAATTATCATGTGGCAGCAGCACTAGGGCTATGTCCTAATGAGTGGACCTCCCTCCTAGAGTTTATCCGAAAGCCAGGGAGAGTAGTCTTGAAATTTACAGGACCTGGAGCGCAACTAGAG TCTTCAGCCAAGATTGAGGAACCCTTGATTCTCTACCTCCACACACTTTGTACCAGCCCTTCTGTCCTCCGCCCTGTTGTGCTTTCTTTTGAGCTTGAGAGGAAACCCTCTAATATTACTCCATTAG AACCTCCTCGGCTACAGCGGTTCCAGTGTGGAGAGTTCCCTCTCCTGACTAGGGTGAATCCCAGGCTCCAACTGGCCTGTCTTTGTATCCAGGAGTCATCAGAGCACCCCAACTCTCAGGGGGCCTTCACTTCTTCATGTTAA
- the Ctc1 gene encoding CST complex subunit CTC1 isoform X2: protein MAACGAQAPSSEQAWLEAAQTFIQESLCPTDKEPNVQFTQSVIDCVKTVWLSQGKYQGFTLPLSYSFVSVQNLRTHQRLPCCSHLSWSSSAYQTWAQKARPNGVPLPRERLLLVGTLTDLSGDLEQGSRNGSLYVKDNTGMLSCELIDLDLSWLGHLFLFPSWSYLPPARWNSSGEGHLELWEAPVPVFPLTVSPGPLTPLPVLYPEIASRLLRHRSKFRVEQHNLAGKLIQLSALVKSKKKAYFILSLGELSPTVSQAISHVSIIVQIPAQLVWHRALCPGKAYVLTQLRVSRIRGHHYCVWMTSPFSHLMLLEPECVQELELEGPFLETDSKSLPTSSNFQDKKEPKGLMRDSRLLHYTGIVTGVLNEPAGLYELDGQLGLCLAYQQFHDLRRVMRPGVCLELQDVHLLQSVGGGTTRPVLASCLRGAILLRGFSCQKPGTQSSLQTHGASLYEQLVWERQLGLPLYLWAVKVLEELACKLCPHLLRHQQFLQHSSPGNPSLGLQLLAPTLDALALPSRSIRNAHKEILEEPHHCPLQKYAQLQTPCSFPTLATLAEEGRHRAWASFDPKELLPLPEAAHLPCCQLNHRLAWSWICLPPAAFHPPQALVGVLVASSHKGCLQLRDRSGSLSCLLLAKHSQPLTDPQLIGCLVRTEKFQLVVERDVRSNFPSWKELGMTGFIQKQQARVYAQFFLADALILPVPRSFHHSSAPPQTEPTCLGQSRLFLLSHKEALMKRNFCTSLGTTSEVPKPTLSFHVSGCWLGGTQKKERIGWGPPEPLTVENKDQKVLLIFLGSSVRWFEFLHPGQVYRLVAPGPATPKLFEVEGSSCTSQRPLELAGCVSCLTVQDEWTLELESAQDLPDMLGIHKALSGSLLTDLLGANVFLLPSSVTDSLVSFSAEILSRTVCESLKPVCQMKPGNTEVRRCVKLTVAIGTADSEFLPRLDIYIEDPHLPPPLGLLPGARVHFNQLEKRISRSHNVYCCFRSSTYVQVLSFPPETTVSAPLPHIYLAELQQGNWGPFQATASCHVISVVSLQLLWVCAHCTSVCPQGRCIRQGPACSTQTSISQASIRLLVEDGTAEAMVTCRNYHVAAALGLCPNEWTSLLEFIRKPGRVVLKFTGPGAQLESSAKIEEPLILYLHTLCTSPSVLRPVVLSFELERKPSNITPLEPPRLQRFQCGEFPLLTRVNPRLQLACLCIQESSEHPNSQGAFTSSC, encoded by the exons ATGGCGGCTTGCGGGGCTCAGGCTCCTAGCTCC GAGCAAGCCTGGCTTGAAGCTGCCCAGACCTTCATCCAAGAGAGCCTTTGTCCAACTGACAAGGAACCTAATGTCCAATTCACTCAGTCAGTGATTGATTGTGTGAAGACTGTCTGGTTGTCCCAGGGGAAGTACCAAGGTTTTACACTGCCCCTCAGCTACAG CTTTGTCTCAGTACAGAACCTCAGGACCCACCAACGTCTCCCATGCTGCAGCCATCTGTCCTGGAGCAGCAGTGCATACCAGACATGGGCCCAAAAGGCTAGGCCAAATGGGGTCCCTCTTCCCCGGGAGCGACTGTTACTTGTAGGAACACTAACAGACCTATCAGGTGACTTGGAACAAGGGAGCAGGAATGGAAGCCTCTATGTGAAAGATAACACTGGTATGCTGAGCTGTGAG CTCATAGACTTGGACCTTTCTTGGTTGGGCCATCTCTTCCTGTTCCCCAGTTGGAGTTATCTCCCTCCTGCCAGGTGGAATTCCTCAGGGGAAGGGCACTTGGAGCTCTGGGAAGCCCCTGTACCAGTATTTCCTTTGACTGTCAGTCCTGGCCCTCTCACACCTCTCCCTGTCTTGTACCCAGAGATTGCATCCCGCCTGCTCAGACATAG AAGCAAGTTCAGAGTTGAGCAGCACAATCTGGCCGGGAAGCTGATTCAATTGAGTGCTCTggtgaaaagtaaaaagaaagcatACTTTATCCTCTCTCTTGGTGAATTATCCCCAACTGTCAGCCAAGCCATCAGCCATGTGTCCATCATTGTGCAG ATCCCTGCCCAGCTGGTGTGGCACCGGGCTCTTTGCCCTGGTAAGGCCTATGTGCTGACACAACTGCGAGTATCCAGGATCCGTGGTCACCATTACTGTGTTTGGATGACCAGTCCCTTCTCCCATCTGATGCTGCTGGAACCAGAATGTGTGCAAGAGCTGGAGCTGGAAGGACCCTTCTTGGAGACTGACTCCAAATCACTTCCCACATCCAGCAACTTCCAGGACAAGAAGGAACCAAAAGGTCTTATGCGGGATTCTAGACTCTTACACTATACG GGAATAGTCACTGGTGTGTTGAATGAGCCTGCTGGCCTCTATGAGTTGGATGGGCAGCTGGGCCTCTGCCTTGCATACCAGCAGTTTCACGACCTCAGGCGGGTGATGCGACCAGGGGTCTGCCTGGAG cTCCAGGATGTTCACCTCCTCCAGTCAGTGGGTGGAGGGACAACAAGACCAGTGCTAGCATCCTGCCTCCGTGGAGCTATCCTGCTTCGGGGCTTTTCTTGTCAGAAGCCTGGGACTCAGTCATCCCTCCAAACTCATGGGGCCTCCTTGTATGAGCAGTTGGTGTGGGAACGGCAGTTAGGTCTTCCTCTCTACCTGTGGGCTGTCAAGGTCCTGGAAGAGCTGGCCTGCAA GCTATGTCCCCACCTGTTGAGACACCAGCAGTTCCTGCAGCATTCTTCTCCTGGAAACCCTAGTCTGGGATTGCAACTCTTGGCTCCCACCCTGGATGCTCTAGCCCTGCCCAGCAGATCCATTCGGAATGCACACAAGGAGATCCTTGAAGAGCCACATCACTGTCCCCTACAGAAA TATGCTCAGCTGCAGACTCCCTGCTCTTTCCCAACTCTGGCCACTCTGGCAGAGGAAGGACGGCATAGGGCTTGGGCCTCCTTTGACCCAAAGGAACTTCTGCCTCTCCCAGAGGCTGCCCACCTGCCCTGCTGCCAACTTAATCACCGCCTGGCCTGGTCCTGGATCTGTCTGCCTCCTGCTGCCTTCCACCCACCCCAG GCTTTAGTTGGGGTTCTGGTGGCTTCATCTCACAAAGGTTGTTTGCAGCTTCGGGACCGAAGTGGTTCCCTCTCCTGCCTGCTCCTGGCCAAGCACTCACAACCCCTCACTGATCCTCAGCTTATAG GTTGCCTAGTACGGACAGAGAAGTTCCAGTTGGTGGTAGAGAGGGACGTCAGAAGCAACTTCCCTTCCTGGAAGGAGCTAGGCATGACTGGTTTCATCCAGAAACAGCAAGCCAG AGTCTACGCCCAGTTCTTTCTGGCAGATGCCCTGATTCTGCCTGTGCCCAGATCCTTCCAtcattcctcagcaccacctcAGACAGAGCCTACCTGCTTAGGACAGAGCCGACTATTCTTGCTGTCCCACAAAGAGGCCCTCATGAAGCGGAATTTTTGTACCTCCTTGGGAACCACTTCAGAGGTGCCCAAGCCCACCCTCAGTTTCCATGTATCAGGTTGCTGGCTTGGGGGCACCCAGAAAAAGGAGAGGATTGGATGGGGCCCGCCTGAGCCCCTCACAGTTGAGAACAAGGATCAGAAG GTTCTCCTCATCTTCCTTGGCTCTTCAGTCCGCTGGTTTGAGTTTTTGCACCCAGGGCAGGTTTACCGACTTGTGGCTCCTGGCCCTGCT ACACCAAAATTGTTCGAGGTGGAGGGGTCATCCTGTACATCTCAACGTCCTCTGGAGTTGGCTGGCTGTGTGTCCTGCCTCACTGTTCAAGATGAGTGGACCCTGGAGCTTGAGAGCGCTCAAGACTTACCTGATATGCTGGGAATACACAAAGCATTGTCTGGATCCTTGTTGACTGACTTACTTGGTGCCAA TgtatttcttttaccttccagCGTCACTGATTCCTTGGTGTCTTTCTCAGCTGAGATTTTGTCACGGACAGTGTGTGAGTCACTTAAGCCCGTTTGTCAGATGAAGCCTG GGAACACTGAGGTAAGAAGGTGTGTGAAGCTAACTGTAGCTATAGGGACTGCTGACTCTGAATTCCTCCCTCGCCTGGACATATATATTGAAGACCCACACTTGCCTCCCCCACTAGGACTTCTTCCAGGAGCTCGAGTTCACTTTAACCAACTGGAAAAAAGAATTTCCAG GTCTCACAATGTTTATTGTTGCTTTCGGTCATCTACTTATGTGCAGGTCCTGAGTTTTCCTCCGGAGACCACAGTCAG TGCTCCACTGCCTCACATCTACCTGGCTGAACTTCAGCAGGGTAACTGGGGCCCATTCCAAGCCACTGCATCTTGCCATGTCATTTCCGTTGTCAGCCTTCAGCTCCTGTGGGTGTGTGCACATTGTACCAGTGTCTGCCCCCAG GGAAGGTGTATTCGTCAGGGTCCCGCTTGCTCCACTCAGACTTCTATAAGCCAAGCCAGCATCAG ACTTCTGGTAGAGGATGGGACTGCTGAGGCGATGGTGACCTGTAGGAATTATCATGTGGCAGCAGCACTAGGGCTATGTCCTAATGAGTGGACCTCCCTCCTAGAGTTTATCCGAAAGCCAGGGAGAGTAGTCTTGAAATTTACAGGACCTGGAGCGCAACTAGAG TCTTCAGCCAAGATTGAGGAACCCTTGATTCTCTACCTCCACACACTTTGTACCAGCCCTTCTGTCCTCCGCCCTGTTGTGCTTTCTTTTGAGCTTGAGAGGAAACCCTCTAATATTACTCCATTAG AACCTCCTCGGCTACAGCGGTTCCAGTGTGGAGAGTTCCCTCTCCTGACTAGGGTGAATCCCAGGCTCCAACTGGCCTGTCTTTGTATCCAGGAGTCATCAGAGCACCCCAACTCTCAGGGGGCCTTCACTTCTTCATGTTAA
- the Ctc1 gene encoding CST complex subunit CTC1 isoform X6: MVALSMKTVLKVPEEQAWLEAAQTFIQESLCPTDKEPNVQFTQSVIDCVKTVWLSQGKYQGFTLPLSYSFVSVQNLRTHQRLPCCSHLSWSSSAYQTWAQKARPNGVPLPRERLLLVGTLTDLSGDLEQGSRNGSLYVKDNTGMLSCELIDLDLSWLGHLFLFPSWSYLPPARWNSSGEGHLELWEAPVPVFPLTVSPGPLTPLPVLYPEIASRLLRHRSKFRVEQHNLAGKLIQLSALVKSKKKAYFILSLGELSPTVSQAISHVSIIVQIPAQLVWHRALCPGKAYVLTQLRVSRIRGHHYCVWMTSPFSHLMLLEPECVQELELEGPFLETDSKSLPTSSNFQDKKEPKGLMRDSRLLHYTGIVTGVLNEPAGLYELDGQLGLCLAYQQFHDLRRVMRPGVCLELQDVHLLQSVGGGTTRPVLASCLRGAILLRGFSCQKPGTQSSLQTHGASLYEQLVWERQLGLPLYLWAVKVLEELACKLCPHLLRHQQFLQHSSPGNPSLGLQLLAPTLDALALPSRSIRNAHKEILEEPHHCPLQKYAQLQTPCSFPTLATLAEEGRHRAWASFDPKELLPLPEAAHLPCCQLNHRLAWSWICLPPAAFHPPQALVGVLVASSHKGCLQLRDRSGSLSCLLLAKHSQPLTDPQLIGCLVRTEKFQLVVERDVRSNFPSWKELGMTGFIQKQQARVYAQFFLADALILPVPRSFHHSSAPPQTEPTCLGQSRLFLLSHKEALMKRNFCTSLGTTSEVPKPTLSFHVSGCWLGGTQKKERIGWGPPEPLTVENKDQKVLLIFLGSSVRWFEFLHPGQVYRLVAPGPATPKLFEVEGSSCTSQRPLELAGCVSCLTVQDEWTLELESAQDLPDMLGIHKALSGSLLTDLLGANVTDSLVSFSAEILSRTVWNTEVRRCVKLTVAIGTADSEFLPRLDIYIEDPHLPPPLGLLPGARVHFNQLEKRISRSHNVYCCFRSSTYVQVLSFPPETTVSAPLPHIYLAELQQGNWGPFQATASCHVISVVSLQLLWVCAHCTSVCPQGRCIRQGPACSTQTSISQASIRLLVEDGTAEAMVTCRNYHVAAALGLCPNEWTSLLEFIRKPGRVVLKFTGPGAQLESSAKIEEPLILYLHTLCTSPSVLRPVVLSFELERKPSNITPLEPPRLQRFQCGEFPLLTRVNPRLQLACLCIQESSEHPNSQGAFTSSC; encoded by the exons ATGGTGGCCCTGTCGATGAAAACAGTGTTGAAGGTTCCAGAg GAGCAAGCCTGGCTTGAAGCTGCCCAGACCTTCATCCAAGAGAGCCTTTGTCCAACTGACAAGGAACCTAATGTCCAATTCACTCAGTCAGTGATTGATTGTGTGAAGACTGTCTGGTTGTCCCAGGGGAAGTACCAAGGTTTTACACTGCCCCTCAGCTACAG CTTTGTCTCAGTACAGAACCTCAGGACCCACCAACGTCTCCCATGCTGCAGCCATCTGTCCTGGAGCAGCAGTGCATACCAGACATGGGCCCAAAAGGCTAGGCCAAATGGGGTCCCTCTTCCCCGGGAGCGACTGTTACTTGTAGGAACACTAACAGACCTATCAGGTGACTTGGAACAAGGGAGCAGGAATGGAAGCCTCTATGTGAAAGATAACACTGGTATGCTGAGCTGTGAG CTCATAGACTTGGACCTTTCTTGGTTGGGCCATCTCTTCCTGTTCCCCAGTTGGAGTTATCTCCCTCCTGCCAGGTGGAATTCCTCAGGGGAAGGGCACTTGGAGCTCTGGGAAGCCCCTGTACCAGTATTTCCTTTGACTGTCAGTCCTGGCCCTCTCACACCTCTCCCTGTCTTGTACCCAGAGATTGCATCCCGCCTGCTCAGACATAG AAGCAAGTTCAGAGTTGAGCAGCACAATCTGGCCGGGAAGCTGATTCAATTGAGTGCTCTggtgaaaagtaaaaagaaagcatACTTTATCCTCTCTCTTGGTGAATTATCCCCAACTGTCAGCCAAGCCATCAGCCATGTGTCCATCATTGTGCAG ATCCCTGCCCAGCTGGTGTGGCACCGGGCTCTTTGCCCTGGTAAGGCCTATGTGCTGACACAACTGCGAGTATCCAGGATCCGTGGTCACCATTACTGTGTTTGGATGACCAGTCCCTTCTCCCATCTGATGCTGCTGGAACCAGAATGTGTGCAAGAGCTGGAGCTGGAAGGACCCTTCTTGGAGACTGACTCCAAATCACTTCCCACATCCAGCAACTTCCAGGACAAGAAGGAACCAAAAGGTCTTATGCGGGATTCTAGACTCTTACACTATACG GGAATAGTCACTGGTGTGTTGAATGAGCCTGCTGGCCTCTATGAGTTGGATGGGCAGCTGGGCCTCTGCCTTGCATACCAGCAGTTTCACGACCTCAGGCGGGTGATGCGACCAGGGGTCTGCCTGGAG cTCCAGGATGTTCACCTCCTCCAGTCAGTGGGTGGAGGGACAACAAGACCAGTGCTAGCATCCTGCCTCCGTGGAGCTATCCTGCTTCGGGGCTTTTCTTGTCAGAAGCCTGGGACTCAGTCATCCCTCCAAACTCATGGGGCCTCCTTGTATGAGCAGTTGGTGTGGGAACGGCAGTTAGGTCTTCCTCTCTACCTGTGGGCTGTCAAGGTCCTGGAAGAGCTGGCCTGCAA GCTATGTCCCCACCTGTTGAGACACCAGCAGTTCCTGCAGCATTCTTCTCCTGGAAACCCTAGTCTGGGATTGCAACTCTTGGCTCCCACCCTGGATGCTCTAGCCCTGCCCAGCAGATCCATTCGGAATGCACACAAGGAGATCCTTGAAGAGCCACATCACTGTCCCCTACAGAAA TATGCTCAGCTGCAGACTCCCTGCTCTTTCCCAACTCTGGCCACTCTGGCAGAGGAAGGACGGCATAGGGCTTGGGCCTCCTTTGACCCAAAGGAACTTCTGCCTCTCCCAGAGGCTGCCCACCTGCCCTGCTGCCAACTTAATCACCGCCTGGCCTGGTCCTGGATCTGTCTGCCTCCTGCTGCCTTCCACCCACCCCAG GCTTTAGTTGGGGTTCTGGTGGCTTCATCTCACAAAGGTTGTTTGCAGCTTCGGGACCGAAGTGGTTCCCTCTCCTGCCTGCTCCTGGCCAAGCACTCACAACCCCTCACTGATCCTCAGCTTATAG GTTGCCTAGTACGGACAGAGAAGTTCCAGTTGGTGGTAGAGAGGGACGTCAGAAGCAACTTCCCTTCCTGGAAGGAGCTAGGCATGACTGGTTTCATCCAGAAACAGCAAGCCAG AGTCTACGCCCAGTTCTTTCTGGCAGATGCCCTGATTCTGCCTGTGCCCAGATCCTTCCAtcattcctcagcaccacctcAGACAGAGCCTACCTGCTTAGGACAGAGCCGACTATTCTTGCTGTCCCACAAAGAGGCCCTCATGAAGCGGAATTTTTGTACCTCCTTGGGAACCACTTCAGAGGTGCCCAAGCCCACCCTCAGTTTCCATGTATCAGGTTGCTGGCTTGGGGGCACCCAGAAAAAGGAGAGGATTGGATGGGGCCCGCCTGAGCCCCTCACAGTTGAGAACAAGGATCAGAAG GTTCTCCTCATCTTCCTTGGCTCTTCAGTCCGCTGGTTTGAGTTTTTGCACCCAGGGCAGGTTTACCGACTTGTGGCTCCTGGCCCTGCT ACACCAAAATTGTTCGAGGTGGAGGGGTCATCCTGTACATCTCAACGTCCTCTGGAGTTGGCTGGCTGTGTGTCCTGCCTCACTGTTCAAGATGAGTGGACCCTGGAGCTTGAGAGCGCTCAAGACTTACCTGATATGCTGGGAATACACAAAGCATTGTCTGGATCCTTGTTGACTGACTTACTTGGTGCCAA CGTCACTGATTCCTTGGTGTCTTTCTCAGCTGAGATTTTGTCACGGACAGTGT GGAACACTGAGGTAAGAAGGTGTGTGAAGCTAACTGTAGCTATAGGGACTGCTGACTCTGAATTCCTCCCTCGCCTGGACATATATATTGAAGACCCACACTTGCCTCCCCCACTAGGACTTCTTCCAGGAGCTCGAGTTCACTTTAACCAACTGGAAAAAAGAATTTCCAG GTCTCACAATGTTTATTGTTGCTTTCGGTCATCTACTTATGTGCAGGTCCTGAGTTTTCCTCCGGAGACCACAGTCAG TGCTCCACTGCCTCACATCTACCTGGCTGAACTTCAGCAGGGTAACTGGGGCCCATTCCAAGCCACTGCATCTTGCCATGTCATTTCCGTTGTCAGCCTTCAGCTCCTGTGGGTGTGTGCACATTGTACCAGTGTCTGCCCCCAG GGAAGGTGTATTCGTCAGGGTCCCGCTTGCTCCACTCAGACTTCTATAAGCCAAGCCAGCATCAG ACTTCTGGTAGAGGATGGGACTGCTGAGGCGATGGTGACCTGTAGGAATTATCATGTGGCAGCAGCACTAGGGCTATGTCCTAATGAGTGGACCTCCCTCCTAGAGTTTATCCGAAAGCCAGGGAGAGTAGTCTTGAAATTTACAGGACCTGGAGCGCAACTAGAG TCTTCAGCCAAGATTGAGGAACCCTTGATTCTCTACCTCCACACACTTTGTACCAGCCCTTCTGTCCTCCGCCCTGTTGTGCTTTCTTTTGAGCTTGAGAGGAAACCCTCTAATATTACTCCATTAG AACCTCCTCGGCTACAGCGGTTCCAGTGTGGAGAGTTCCCTCTCCTGACTAGGGTGAATCCCAGGCTCCAACTGGCCTGTCTTTGTATCCAGGAGTCATCAGAGCACCCCAACTCTCAGGGGGCCTTCACTTCTTCATGTTAA